From a region of the Candidatus Brocadiaceae bacterium genome:
- a CDS encoding sigma-54-dependent Fis family transcriptional regulator, translating into MPKSNYRILLVEDQDHMVTAVEMILGAQYGLRVARSLAQARSMLRAEWPDLMLLDLGLPDGPGTELLQEIRATGMPLDVVVITVSRDISVAVEVMKSGALDYIQKPFEKEDLLLCVQQAHEHWRLRTEVQRLRNELYGPFHFGSIVAQSPQMLSILAVARKMARSEATVLITGESGTGKELVARAIHCDGNRREGPFVAVNCAQFSGTLLESELFGHEKGAFTGATGTRKGRFELAHGGTLFLDEVGNTSPEMQSKILRVVETREFERVGGQETIGVDVRLLAATNADLMEAIRQGKFREDLYYRLNVVPIEVPPLRERKEDIPALCRYFLNKHCSRTNRSFQGITPEAMGLLTAYRWRGNVRELQNVIEMAVALEDGEWVTTRYLPAHILACTVEIETAAASDGNVLERVIRDFERRFLEEQLRIHDWNHRRTARALGVHRNTVENKIKKLGIREESPSLP; encoded by the coding sequence ATGCCGAAGTCCAACTACCGCATCCTCCTGGTCGAGGACCAGGATCACATGGTCACGGCGGTCGAGATGATCCTGGGCGCCCAGTATGGGCTGCGCGTGGCCCGTTCGCTGGCCCAGGCGCGATCCATGCTCCGGGCCGAGTGGCCCGACCTGATGCTCCTGGACCTGGGGCTTCCCGACGGGCCGGGCACCGAGCTTCTGCAGGAGATCCGCGCCACGGGCATGCCGCTGGACGTGGTGGTCATCACCGTATCGCGCGACATCTCGGTGGCCGTCGAGGTGATGAAGTCCGGTGCCCTGGATTACATCCAGAAGCCCTTTGAGAAGGAGGACCTGCTGCTGTGCGTGCAGCAGGCGCACGAGCACTGGCGCCTGCGCACGGAGGTGCAGCGGCTGCGCAACGAGCTGTACGGCCCCTTCCACTTCGGCAGCATCGTGGCCCAGAGCCCCCAGATGCTCTCGATCCTGGCGGTTGCCCGCAAGATGGCGCGGTCCGAGGCGACGGTGCTCATCACGGGCGAGAGCGGCACGGGCAAGGAACTGGTGGCCCGGGCCATCCACTGCGACGGCAACCGGCGCGAGGGCCCCTTCGTGGCCGTCAACTGCGCCCAGTTCTCCGGCACGCTGCTGGAAAGCGAGCTGTTCGGCCACGAGAAGGGGGCGTTCACGGGCGCCACCGGCACCCGCAAAGGCCGCTTCGAGCTGGCCCACGGAGGCACGCTCTTCCTGGACGAAGTGGGCAACACGTCGCCCGAGATGCAGTCGAAGATCCTCCGCGTGGTCGAGACCCGCGAGTTCGAACGCGTGGGCGGCCAGGAGACCATAGGCGTCGACGTCCGCCTGCTGGCCGCCACCAACGCCGATCTGATGGAAGCGATCCGCCAGGGGAAGTTCCGCGAGGACCTCTACTACCGGCTCAACGTCGTCCCGATCGAGGTCCCCCCCCTGCGCGAACGCAAGGAGGACATCCCCGCGCTCTGCCGCTACTTCCTGAACAAACACTGCTCCCGGACCAACCGGTCCTTCCAGGGCATCACGCCCGAGGCCATGGGACTCCTGACGGCCTACCGGTGGCGGGGCAACGTGCGCGAACTCCAGAACGTCATCGAGATGGCCGTGGCCCTCGAGGACGGCGAGTGGGTGACGACGCGCTACCTGCCCGCCCACATCCTCGCCTGCACCGTGGAGATCGAGACCGCCGCCGCCTCGGACGGCAACGTGCTGGAGCGCGTGATCCGGGACTTCGAGCGCCGCTTCCTCGAAGAGCAACTACGCATCCACGACTGGAACCACCGCCGCACGGCCCGCGCGCTCGGCGTCCACCGCAACACGGTTGAGAACAAGATCAAGAAGCTGGGCATCCGCGAGGAAAGCCCCTCCCTGCCATGA